The Alosa sapidissima isolate fAloSap1 chromosome 6, fAloSap1.pri, whole genome shotgun sequence genome window below encodes:
- the LOC121712012 gene encoding acyl-coenzyme A thioesterase 1-like isoform X2: MALAYHGYQDLPKVLRKLDLEYLEEAVAFLRAHPKVKGPGIGILSISKSGDLALAMSAFLPGISATVSINGSNGATVCPIHYKGMVIPPLNIDTGKIILRKDGLLDIRDGLLDPMLEENRNSVIPIERAGCHFLFVAAEDDRNWNSLLFSEQAAQRLRDHGKDNYELVRYPKAGHFLDVPYMPHCPSSFHPAVGAVVVLGGEPQAHAEAQVDLWKRVQQFFRRHL, translated from the exons ATGGCTTTGGCATATCATGGTTATCAGGATTTGCCCAAAGTTTTGAGGAAGCTTGACCTGGAGTACTTGGAGGAAGCCGTGGCATTCTTGCGGGCTCACCCCAAG gTAAAAGGACCAGGCATAGGGATCCTCTCCATCTCCAAGAGTGGAGATCTAGCACTTGCAATGTCAGCATTCCTTCCTGGGATCTCCGCAACTGTCTCCATCAATGGTTCCAATGGTGCCACTGTCTGTCCCATCCACTATAAAGGCATGGTGATCCCCCCTCTCAACATCGACACGGGCAAAATAATCCTCAGAAAGGATGGGCTTCTGGATATAAGGGACGGCCTTCTAGATCCTATGCTGGAAGAGAACCGGAACTCTGTGATTCCCATTGAGCGTGCCGGCTGCCACTTCCTGTTTGTGGCCGCTGAAGACGACAGGAACTGGAACAGCCTTTTATTCAGTGAACAGGCTGCTCAACGACTCCGGGACCACGGGAAAGACAACTATGAGCTGGTGCGGTACCCGAAGGCAGGTCACTTCCTGGATGTTCCCTACATGCCCCACTGCCCCTCCAGTTTCCATCCAGCAGTGGGCGCTGTGGTGGTCCTAGGAGGGGAACCCCAGGCTCATGCTGAGGCCCAGGTTGATCTGTGGAAGAGGGTCCAGCAGTTTTTCAGAAGGCATCTGTAG